The following are from one region of the Juglans regia cultivar Chandler chromosome 10, Walnut 2.0, whole genome shotgun sequence genome:
- the LOC108987696 gene encoding probable L-type lectin-domain containing receptor kinase VII.2, which translates to MASPTMPLLPAITLLILLGSTSGTEFIFNTNFSSTNLLLFGNSTIQSSILAITDDTVFSIGRALYPSKIPTKSANSSAPLPFSTSFIFSIAEVANFLPGHGLAFLFAPSTDINGTSSSQHLGLFNLTNDASSSNHVFAIEFDVFKNQEFNDIDDNHVGVDVNTLTSFASYTAGFWTGQDGEVFEELNLNSGENYQVWIDFVDSRVNVSMAVAGMGRPRKPLISEFVNLSSVLLDEMYVGFCASTGQLVESHKILAWSFSNSNFSIGDALVTTNLPSFAPPKRSVFRSKGFIVGVSVGGFFVVGCAILVYVILSRRKRTKDKETAGMEDWELEYWPHRIGYQDIYAATNGFSEKNVIGFGGDGKVYKGVLQGAEVAVKRIPHESEHGMAEFVAEVSSLGRLKHRNLVGLRGWCKNEIGRLILVYDYMENGSLDKRIFECDESLMLSWQERMKVLKDVAGGISYLHEGWEAKVLHRDIKASNVLLDKDMNARLGDFGLARIHHHGQLASTTRVVGTVGYMAPEVVRTGRASTQTDVFGFGILVLEVVCGRRPIEEGKPGLVESVWRLMDRGELHLALDERLKSKGGYSFEEVESMLHLGLLCAYPDPSVRPPMRQVLKVLEGPNQGTEPDGEAMSMNLFDRIRATAMSSNFSQIVGGRHPTFDEIIKSFSWSATHSGADSILTGR; encoded by the coding sequence ATGGCTTCCCCAACTATGCCTCTCCTCCCTGCCATAACTCTTTTGATCCTCCTCGGTTCAACTTCGGGAACTGAGTTCATCTTCAACACCAACTTCAGCTCCACCAACCTCCTCCTCTTTGGCAACTCCACCATCCAATCCTCCATTCTCGCCATCACTGATGACACCGTCTTCTCCATAGGCCGTGCCTTGTACCCTTCCAAAATCCCCACAAAATCCGCCAACTCCTCTGCGCCCCTCCCCTTCTCAACCTCCTTCATTTTCTCCATCGCAGAAGTCGCGAACTTCCTTCCCGGCCATGGCCTTGCCTTTCTATTTGCCCCCTCTACAGATATAAACGGCACAAGTTCCTCGCAGCATCTGGGTCTTTTCAATTTAACCAATGATGCGAGCTCTAGTAACCATGTGTTTGCGATCGAGTTCGATGTTTTCAAGAACCAAGAATTCAACGATATAGATGATAATCATGTCGGCGTGGATGTAAATACGCTTACGTCTTTTGCTTCATATACAGCGGGGTTTTGGACCGGACAAGATGGTGAAGTGTTTGAGGAGCTTAACCTTAATAGTGGGGAGAACTATCAAGTGTGGATTGACTTTGTGGATTCACGGGTTAATGTTTCTATGGCTGTGGCGGGCATGGGAAGACCTCGAAAACCTTTGATAAGTGAGTTTGTTAATCTCTCTAGCGTTCTTTTGGATGAGATGTATGTAGGTTTTTGCGCATCAACCGGGCAATTGGTTGAGAGTCACAAGATATTGGCTTGGAGCTTTAGCAATTCAAATTTCTCGATCGGTGATGCTTTGGTGACAACAAATTTACCTTCGTTTGCGCCTCCCAAAAGGTCGGTTTTTCGATCAAAAGGGTTTATTGTGGGGGTTAGTGTTGGTGGCTTTTTTGTAGTTGGGTGTGCAATTTTGGTGTATGTGATTTTGTCTAGAAGAAAAAGAACGAAAGATAAAGAAACGGCGGGAATGGAAGATTGGGAATTGGAATATTGGCCACATCGGATTGGTTACCAAGACATTTATGCTGCAACAAACGGCTTTTCTGAAAAAAATGTCATTGGATTTGGAGGGGATGGGAAGGTCTACAAAGGGGTTTTGCAAGGTGCAGAAGTCGCAGTAAAGAGAATCCCTCACGAGAGTGAACATGGGATGGCTGAGTTTGTTGCTGAGGTTTCAAGTCTGGGGAGATTGAAGCATAGGAACTTGGTAGGATTGAGAGGTTGGTGCAAGAATGAGATAGGCAGATTGATCTTGGTCTACGATTATATGGAAAATGGAAGTTTGGACAAGAGGATTTTTGAGTGTGATGAGAGCCTAATGTTGAGTTGGCAAGAGAGGATGAAGGTTTTAAAAGATGTGGCTGGTGGGATTTCATATTTGCATGAGGGTTGGGAAGCTAAAGTCTTGCATAGAGACATTAAGGCAAGCAATGTGCTACTTGATAAGGATATGAATGCTAGGTTGGGGGATTTCGGGTTAGCCCGAATTCACCATCATGGCCAATTGGCTAGCACAACAAGAGTAGTTGGTACCGTTGGATACATGGCACCAGAAGTTGTTCGAACTGGTCGAGCCTCCACTCAAACTGATGTGTTTGGTTTTGGGATATTGGTTCTGGAGGTTGTGTGCGGGAGAAGGCCCATTGAAGAGGGAAAGCCAGGGTTGGTTGAATCGGTATGGAGGCTAATGGATAGAGGAGAGCTGCATCTTGCTCTAGATGAGCGGCTAAAGTCGAAGGGTGGTTATAGCTTTGAGGAAGTTGAGAGTATGCTTCATCTGGGTTTGCTGTGTGCCTATCCAGACCCTAGTGTTAGGCCTCCAATGAGACAAGTTTTGAAGGTGTTGGAGGGACCAAATCAGGGCACTGAGCCTGATGGGGAGGCAATGTCGATGAATTTGTTTGACAGAATTAGAGCAACTGCAATGTCATCTAATTTTAGCCAGATCGTTGGTGGCAGACACCCTACATTTGATGAAATTATCAAGTCATTTTCTTGGTCTGCTACACATTCTGGCGCAGACAGCATTCTCACTGGCCGGTGA